Proteins encoded together in one Blastocatellia bacterium window:
- a CDS encoding citrate (Si)-synthase, with protein sequence MSKDTLTVIDNRTGRSYEVPIEEGAVRAMEFRRVKVGEGDFGLMVYDPGFQNTAACRSGITFID encoded by the coding sequence TTGACGGTGATTGACAATCGGACGGGGCGGAGTTACGAGGTGCCGATTGAGGAGGGGGCGGTGCGGGCGATGGAGTTTCGGCGGGTGAAGGTGGGGGAGGGGGATTTTGGGTTGATGGTGTACGATCCGGGGTTTCAGAACACGGCGGCGTGTCGCAGTGGGATCACGTTCATCGAT